Proteins encoded together in one Chrysemys picta bellii isolate R12L10 chromosome 22, ASM1138683v2, whole genome shotgun sequence window:
- the DTX3 gene encoding LOW QUALITY PROTEIN: probable E3 ubiquitin-protein ligase DTX3 (The sequence of the model RefSeq protein was modified relative to this genomic sequence to represent the inferred CDS: deleted 8 bases in 6 codons; substituted 1 base at 1 genomic stop codon) — translation MPAALMTVLFSSVSFVLSRMAACGGATKNKLTVSKPSGTSXPKRPPSKLVKLKEETKLSILIDGETSEIYVLQLSTPAPGAGNGLYLARKALKALLKETEKELKKAQRQSELVGCMALLDKPGGELRPHGAGMVSRGQQTTGARAGGTGGGGGAGGAAGGSREEEQESQCPICLGEIQNVKTLEKCRHSFCEDCITRALQVKRACPMCGALLGQLVGNQPENGRMLVSKDSGLLLPGYEKYGTIIIQYVFPPGVQGVEHPNPGVRYPGTTRVAYLPDCPEGNKVLALFRKAFDQRLTFTIGTSMTTGRANVITWNDIHHKTNCTGGPQLFGYPDPTYLARVQEELRAKGLTDD, via the exons ATGCCGGCGGCTTTGATGACTGTTCTTTTCTCTTCAGTGTCATTTGTTTTATCCAGGATGGCGGCATGC GGGGGCGCCACTAAAAATAAGCTCACGGTCTCTAAGCCGTCTGGGACTTCCTGACCAAAGAGGCCCCCCTCCAAGCTGGTCAAACTGAAGGAGGAGACCAAGCTGAGCATTCTGATCGACGGGGAGACCTCCGAGATCTACGTGCTGCAGCTCTCC ACGCCGGCCCCCGGGGCCGGCAACGGCCTCTACCTGGCCCGC AAAGCCCTCAAGGCCCTGCTCAAGGAGACGGAGAAGGAGCTGAAGAAGGCGCAGCGGCAGAGCGAGCTGGTGGGGTGCATGGCCCTGCTGGACAAACCCGGGGGCGAGCTGCGCCCGCACGGGGCCGGCATGGTCTCCCGGGGTCAGCAGAccaccggggccagggcggggggcacaggaggaggtgggggggct gggggggcggcgggcggctcgcgggaggaggagcaggagagcCAGTGCCCCATCTGCCTGGGCGAGATCCAGAACGTAAAGACGCTGGAGAAGTGCCGGCACTCCTTCTGCGAGGACTGCATCACGCGGGCGCTGCAGGTCAAGCGGGCCTGCCCCATGTGCGGGGCGCTTCTA GGGCAGCTGGTGGGCAACCAGCCCGAGAACGGGCGCATGCTGGTGTCCAAGGACTCGGGCCTGCTGCTCCCCGGCTACGAGAAATACGGCACCATCATCATCCAGTATGTCTTCCCGCCTGGCGTCCAAGG GGTGGAGCATCCCAACCCTGGCGTGCGGTACCCGGGCACCACGCGGGTGGCCTACCTGCCCGACTGCCCGGAGGGGAACAAGGTGCTGGCGCTGTTCCGCAAGGCCTTCGACCAGCGCCTGACCTTCACCATCGGCACCTCCATGACCACGGGCAGAGCCAACGTCATCACGTGGAACGACATCCACCACAAAACCAACTGCACC GGGGGACCCCAGCT ATTCGGGTACCCCGACCCCACGTACCTcgccagggtgcaggaggagctcCGAGCCAAAGGCCTCACTGACGATTAA
- the PIP4K2C gene encoding phosphatidylinositol 5-phosphate 4-kinase type-2 gamma isoform X3 produces MINELSQVPLPVMLLPDDFKANSKIKVNNHLFNRENLPSHFKFKEYCPQVFRNLRERFGIDDQDYQVSLTRSPPHYEGEGSDRRFLTSYDRTLVIKEISSEDVADVHSLLSHYHQYVVKCHGLTLLPQFLGMYRLSVDSEETYMLVMRNVFSHRLAVHRKYDLKGSLVSREASDKEKVKELPTLKDMDFLHMSQKVYVDEGQKGDFMEKLKRDVEFLVQLKIMDYSLLLGIHDVLRAEQEEDEDLKEEEEEGEDVMAVGSYGTSPEGIGGYLNSYKPLSPGEFDPYVDVYAIKSAEGGPQPEVYFMGLIDILTQYDAKKKAAHAAKTVKHGAGAEISTVHPEQYAKRFLDFVTNIFA; encoded by the exons GGAGAACCTGCCCAGCCACTTCAAGTTCAAGGAGTACTGCCCGCAGGTCTTCCGCAACCTCCGCGAGCGCTTCGGGATTGACGACCAGGACTACCAG gtCTCCCTGACGCGCAGCCCGCCCCACTACGAAGGTGAGGGGAGCGACCGACGTTTCCTCACGTCCTACGACCGGACGCTGGTGATCAAGGAGATCTCCAGCGAAGACGTAGCTGATGTGCACAGCCTCCTTTCGCACTACCACCAG TACGTGGTGAAGTGTCACGGgctcaccctgctgccccagttccTGGGGATGTACCGGCTCAGCGTGGACAGCGAGGAGACCTACATGCTGGTCATGAGGAATGTGTTCAGCCACCGGCTCGCCGTGCACAGGAAGTACGACCTGAAG GGTTCCCTGGTGTCCCGAGAAGCCAGCGACAAGGAGAAG GTCAAGGAGCTGCCCACCCTGAAAGACATGGACTTCCTGCACATGAGCCAGAAGGTGTACGTGGACGAGGGGCAGAAGGGCGACTTCATGGAGAAGCTGAAGAGGGATGTGGAG ttcctggTCCAGCTGAAGATCATGGATTATAGCCTGCTGTTGGGCATCCATGACGTGCTCCGGGCCGAGCAGGAGGAGGACGAGGAtctgaaggaggaggaagaggagggggaagacgtCATGGCTGTGGGCTCCTACGGGACATCCCCCGAGGGGATCGGCGGCTACCTGAACTCCTACAAGCCGCTGAGCCCCGGGGAGTTTGACCCCTACGTCGACGTGTACGCCATCAAGAGCGCGGAAG GCGGGCCCCAGCCGGAGGTGTACTTCATGGGCCTCATCGACATCCTCACGCAGTACGACGCCAAGAAGAAGGCCGCGCACGCCGCCAAGACCGTCAAGCACGGG GCCGGCGCGGAGATCTCGACCGTCCACCCCGAGCAGTACGCCAAGCGCTTCCTGGACTTTGTCACCAACATCTTCGCTTAG